From Haloglomus litoreum, the proteins below share one genomic window:
- a CDS encoding ABC transporter ATP-binding protein has translation MSTADDESVFDRYRADVDRPMRRLFGTYGRDRRGWFVLGVLANLVAQFASLVPPVVLGAAIDGVFGVGQFQLPLVPDGWLPRTQAAAFEFSLVAIAGAFVLTALATWVYGVAANEFAHGVMHEVRVDCFEKLSGLDMSFFDDKQTGEVLSILSSDTENLELFLDDALVSSVRLGTLLLGIGIVLFLEQPYLAVVTLVAVPVMVLFTLWFMRAAEPRYAARRSSIANLNTRIENAVAGVELTKATASEPYETDRVRGASRRLFDDTMHMLRLSYFYRPGMELLAGLSFALTFGVGGYWLLVGPPVSGAGSLQVGTFVTFLLLTQRFVSPLAEVSDIVDRYENAKVSSERVFGLMDIPPTVTDAADAVELTDVEGRVAYDDVTFAYPDGPDGANAADDEHAGRDATTDGGTDATTGGRADEGPVIEDVSFEAEPGETVALVGPTGAGKSTLAKLLLRLYDTTEGAVRVDGHDVREVTRDSLRDAVGYVGQDAVLFDGTIAENVRYGRFEADADAVREACRAAEAHDFITDLPAGYDTRVGERGVKLSGGQRQRIAIARAMLRDPAILILDEATSAVDTATEARIQRSLDRLSEDRTTLAIAHRLSTVTDADTILVVEDGQVVERGTHDDLKDGDGLYAALWAAQAGEGVVDELVDRADADD, from the coding sequence ATGAGTACGGCCGACGACGAGAGCGTCTTCGACCGGTACCGGGCCGACGTGGACCGACCGATGCGCCGGCTGTTCGGCACCTACGGCCGGGACCGTCGCGGCTGGTTCGTCCTCGGCGTCCTCGCCAACCTCGTGGCACAGTTCGCCTCGCTCGTCCCGCCGGTCGTGCTGGGCGCGGCCATCGACGGCGTGTTCGGGGTCGGGCAGTTCCAGCTCCCGCTCGTCCCGGACGGCTGGCTCCCGCGCACGCAGGCCGCCGCCTTCGAGTTCTCGCTGGTCGCCATCGCGGGCGCCTTCGTCCTGACCGCGCTCGCGACCTGGGTGTACGGCGTCGCCGCCAACGAGTTCGCCCACGGGGTGATGCACGAGGTCCGGGTCGACTGCTTCGAGAAGCTGTCGGGGCTCGACATGAGCTTCTTCGACGACAAGCAGACGGGCGAGGTCCTGTCGATCCTCTCCTCGGACACTGAGAACCTCGAGCTGTTCCTCGACGACGCCCTGGTCAGTAGCGTCCGCCTCGGCACCCTCCTCCTGGGTATCGGCATCGTCCTGTTCCTCGAACAGCCGTACCTCGCGGTCGTGACCCTCGTCGCGGTCCCGGTGATGGTACTGTTCACGCTCTGGTTCATGCGCGCTGCGGAGCCGCGCTACGCCGCGCGGCGCTCCAGCATCGCCAACCTGAACACGCGCATCGAGAACGCCGTCGCCGGCGTCGAGTTGACGAAGGCGACCGCGAGCGAACCGTACGAGACCGACCGCGTCCGGGGTGCCAGCCGCCGCCTCTTCGACGACACGATGCACATGCTCCGGCTGTCGTACTTCTACCGGCCGGGGATGGAACTGCTCGCGGGCCTCTCGTTCGCGCTCACCTTCGGCGTCGGCGGCTACTGGCTCCTCGTCGGCCCCCCGGTTTCGGGTGCGGGCAGCCTGCAGGTCGGCACCTTCGTCACCTTCCTGCTGCTCACGCAGCGGTTCGTCTCGCCGCTCGCGGAGGTCTCCGATATCGTCGACCGCTACGAGAACGCGAAGGTCTCCAGCGAGCGCGTCTTCGGGCTGATGGACATCCCGCCGACGGTCACCGACGCCGCCGACGCCGTCGAACTGACCGATGTCGAGGGCCGTGTCGCGTACGACGACGTGACGTTCGCGTACCCCGACGGCCCGGACGGGGCGAACGCGGCCGACGACGAGCACGCGGGGCGCGACGCCACGACCGACGGCGGCACCGACGCCACCACCGGCGGCCGAGCCGACGAGGGGCCCGTCATCGAGGACGTGAGCTTCGAGGCCGAACCGGGCGAGACGGTGGCGCTCGTGGGGCCCACGGGTGCGGGCAAGTCGACGCTCGCGAAACTGCTCCTCCGGCTGTACGACACCACCGAGGGCGCCGTCCGCGTCGACGGCCACGACGTGCGCGAGGTGACCCGCGACAGCCTGCGGGACGCCGTGGGCTACGTCGGCCAGGACGCCGTCCTCTTCGATGGCACCATCGCCGAGAACGTCCGGTACGGGCGGTTCGAGGCCGACGCCGACGCGGTCCGGGAGGCCTGCCGCGCGGCCGAGGCTCACGACTTCATCACGGACCTGCCCGCGGGCTACGATACCCGAGTCGGCGAGCGCGGCGTCAAGCTCTCGGGCGGCCAGCGCCAGCGCATCGCCATCGCCCGCGCGATGCTCCGGGACCCCGCCATCCTCATCCTCGACGAGGCCACCTCCGCCGTCGACACGGCGACCGAGGCCCGCATCCAGCGCTCGCTCGACCGCCTCTCAGAGGACCGGACCACGCTCGCCATCGCGCACCGCCTCTCCACCGTGACGGACGCCGACACCATCCTCGTCGTGGAGGACGGCCAGGTCGTCGAGCGCGGCACGCACGACGACCTGAAGGACGGCGACGGTCTCTACGCCGCGCTCTGGGCCGCGCAGGCCGGCGAGGGGGTCGTCGACGAACTCGTGGACCGGGCCGACGCGGACGACTGA
- a CDS encoding TIGR00725 family protein — protein MRISVIGGSRVDEATYERARAVGRCCGERGHTVVCGGYGGVMEAACRGAKEAGGDTVGILKGTDASAANDYVDTPIVTGMGNGRNVLVVLNGDGVVAVDGATGTLSELALALDDGTPVAGLDTHDLSGFDGFEAVDSPAAAVESVERRW, from the coding sequence ATGCGCATCAGCGTCATCGGTGGCAGCCGGGTGGACGAGGCGACCTACGAACGGGCCCGGGCGGTCGGGCGGTGCTGCGGCGAGCGGGGTCACACGGTCGTCTGCGGGGGCTACGGCGGCGTGATGGAGGCGGCCTGCCGTGGCGCGAAGGAGGCCGGCGGCGATACCGTCGGCATCCTGAAGGGGACCGACGCGAGCGCCGCGAACGACTACGTCGACACACCCATCGTCACGGGGATGGGGAACGGCCGGAACGTGCTGGTCGTCCTCAACGGCGACGGCGTCGTCGCGGTCGACGGCGCGACGGGGACGCTCTCGGAGCTGGCGCTCGCGCTCGACGACGGGACGCCGGTCGCGGGGCTGGACACGCACGACCTCTCCGGGTTCGACGGCTTCGAGGCGGTCGACTCGCCCGCGGCCGCCGTCGAGAGCGTCGAGCGACGGTGGTGA
- a CDS encoding YqjF family protein, with translation MRMDTALTTTGRAVLFAHWPVADDQLRPHLPDGLELDRYDGSAWASVLAFEVTAARPRALPAGLWPTGTFGEVNLRTYVRHDDRPGVYFLSLDAGTRVGAAALHSAMGMPCYVAATSVDIRRSNDGIESVAFRSRRSQPGQPAATFAADYGPAGAAGPVEPGSLAEFCIERRRWFTDASQPSPYLARAGPGLRVGEIDRDPWQVAPATAAVSENSLGRPLGVDLSGEPTVHYSPGFESAVTTRR, from the coding sequence ATGCGCATGGACACCGCCCTGACGACCACCGGACGGGCGGTGCTGTTCGCCCACTGGCCCGTGGCCGACGACCAGCTCCGGCCGCACCTGCCCGACGGCCTCGAACTCGACCGGTACGACGGGTCGGCCTGGGCCAGCGTGCTGGCGTTCGAGGTGACCGCGGCCCGCCCCCGGGCGCTGCCCGCCGGCCTGTGGCCCACCGGGACGTTCGGCGAGGTGAACCTGCGGACCTACGTCCGGCACGACGACCGGCCGGGCGTCTACTTCCTCTCGCTCGACGCCGGGACCCGGGTCGGCGCGGCGGCACTCCACAGCGCGATGGGGATGCCCTGCTACGTCGCGGCGACGAGCGTCGATATCCGGCGGTCGAACGATGGCATCGAATCCGTCGCGTTCCGCAGTCGCCGCTCCCAGCCCGGGCAGCCAGCCGCGACGTTCGCCGCCGACTACGGACCCGCCGGAGCGGCCGGCCCGGTCGAGCCGGGGTCGCTGGCCGAGTTCTGTATCGAGCGCCGCCGCTGGTTCACCGACGCCAGCCAGCCCTCGCCGTACCTCGCGCGGGCGGGCCCCGGCCTCCGGGTCGGTGAGATCGACCGCGACCCGTGGCAGGTCGCCCCCGCCACGGCCGCGGTGAGCGAGAACTCGCTGGGACGGCCGCTGGGCGTCGACCTCTCCGGGGAGCCGACCGTCCACTACAGCCCCGGCTTCGAGTCGGCCGTGACGACGCGACGGTAG
- a CDS encoding acyl-CoA dehydrogenase family protein codes for MVTLTDEQRMLVDVLDDIARDEFAADAFTHDGFPWENVRTLAEHDLWAVNLGEEWGGGGLSEFAAVLAIETVGAVCPETANAIYGQTMVAPRAIEMFGSETLKERYLPPVCAGESAIAIGISEPAAGSDAGAMATAVRETDDGLVLSGEKIWLSYVPASDAAVVWARFPDDTLGTVLVDLDTPGVDVHEHYTNMAGHTQSHLFFEDVPVPEEQVLVRGKQALKEQLKALNWERVGSAAYATSMARCALEHAIDYAGDREQFGQPIGEFQGLRWEVADAVKEYTASRALTHDAATNTHGEGDTPAHPDRLRASIAKFHASETAERVVSDCLQVFGATGYQQGHPLEFLYRLARGRRIAAGTDEIMRENIADEVFDGGGLPSLG; via the coding sequence ATGGTCACGCTCACCGACGAGCAGCGGATGCTGGTGGACGTACTGGACGACATCGCACGCGACGAGTTCGCCGCCGACGCCTTCACCCACGACGGCTTCCCCTGGGAGAACGTCCGGACCCTCGCCGAGCACGACCTCTGGGCCGTCAACCTCGGCGAGGAGTGGGGCGGTGGGGGGCTCTCGGAGTTCGCCGCCGTCCTCGCCATCGAGACGGTCGGCGCGGTCTGCCCGGAGACCGCGAACGCCATCTACGGGCAGACGATGGTCGCGCCACGGGCCATCGAGATGTTCGGCTCCGAGACGCTCAAGGAGCGGTACCTGCCACCGGTCTGTGCCGGCGAGTCCGCCATCGCCATCGGCATCAGCGAGCCGGCCGCCGGGAGCGACGCGGGCGCGATGGCGACCGCGGTGCGGGAGACCGACGACGGGCTCGTCCTCTCGGGCGAGAAGATCTGGCTCTCCTACGTCCCCGCCAGCGACGCGGCCGTCGTCTGGGCGCGGTTCCCCGACGACACCCTCGGGACCGTCCTCGTCGACCTGGACACGCCAGGGGTCGACGTCCACGAGCACTACACCAACATGGCGGGCCACACGCAGAGCCACCTGTTCTTCGAGGACGTGCCCGTCCCCGAGGAGCAGGTGCTCGTCCGGGGGAAGCAGGCGCTCAAGGAGCAGCTGAAGGCACTCAACTGGGAGCGGGTCGGGAGCGCCGCGTACGCCACCTCGATGGCGCGCTGCGCGCTGGAGCACGCCATCGACTACGCCGGCGACCGCGAGCAGTTCGGCCAGCCCATCGGCGAGTTCCAGGGGCTCCGGTGGGAGGTGGCCGACGCTGTCAAGGAGTACACCGCTTCGCGGGCGCTCACGCACGACGCGGCCACGAACACACATGGCGAGGGCGACACGCCCGCCCACCCGGACCGCCTGCGCGCGAGCATCGCGAAGTTCCACGCCTCCGAGACCGCAGAGCGCGTCGTCAGCGACTGCCTGCAGGTGTTCGGCGCGACGGGCTACCAGCAGGGCCACCCGCTGGAGTTCCTCTACCGGCTCGCCCGGGGGCGCCGCATCGCCGCCGGCACGGACGAGATCATGCGCGAGAACATCGCCGACGAGGTCTTCGACGGCGGCGGCCTGCCGTCGCTGGGGTGA
- a CDS encoding nucleotidyltransferase domain-containing protein, protein MSGALDGHERAVEELRERLGSADIPGLDRLILFGSVARRDHQPDSDVDALAVLADDAPGETGERVRDIAYDVMLETGTVVSVQVVHAGTFAERSDHPFFRRVRSEGTALYG, encoded by the coding sequence ATGAGCGGTGCGCTGGACGGTCACGAGCGCGCGGTCGAGGAACTCCGCGAGCGACTCGGGTCGGCCGACATCCCCGGGCTGGATCGGCTCATCCTGTTCGGCAGCGTGGCCCGCCGCGACCACCAGCCGGACTCCGATGTCGACGCGCTGGCCGTCCTTGCCGACGACGCTCCCGGCGAAACGGGCGAACGCGTGCGGGACATCGCGTACGACGTGATGCTCGAGACGGGGACCGTCGTCAGCGTCCAGGTGGTCCATGCCGGGACGTTCGCCGAGCGGTCGGACCACCCGTTCTTCCGACGGGTCCGGAGCGAGGGGACGGCGCTGTATGGTTGA
- a CDS encoding HEPN domain-containing protein, translated as MVDDRYVREELDKARDALTDAEALLAADGSTEGVVNRLYYAAFHAAQAVLYDRDVEPGSHGGVRNRFGEELVLEGPATREQGRLLTTLADLRQQADYGYEPISADPGELHDRTRAFVEAMTDLVDAGTD; from the coding sequence ATGGTTGACGACCGCTACGTCCGCGAGGAGCTGGACAAGGCCCGGGACGCCCTCACCGATGCCGAGGCGCTCCTCGCCGCGGACGGAAGCACCGAGGGCGTCGTCAACCGGCTCTACTACGCCGCGTTCCACGCCGCCCAGGCTGTACTCTACGACAGGGATGTCGAACCCGGGTCCCACGGCGGCGTCCGGAACCGGTTCGGCGAGGAACTCGTCCTCGAGGGGCCGGCCACGCGCGAACAGGGGCGACTACTGACCACGCTCGCAGACCTCCGCCAGCAGGCGGACTACGGATACGAACCCATCTCGGCCGACCCGGGCGAACTGCACGACCGGACTCGGGCGTTCGTCGAGGCGATGACTGACCTGGTGGATGCGGGGACCGACTGA
- the ppk1 gene encoding polyphosphate kinase 1, with the protein MTDEVVERVAAEPLPDPDEDPDLTDSAYYLNRELSELAFQRRVLQEALDERNPLLERARFLGLFTKNIDEFVMKRVGGLKQQMDAGVTERTVDGRTPREQWEAVLDALGPMLDAQTDCFTGEFRRALADAGIHLHTYEDLTSGQRADLRDYFEASVLPTLTPLAFDPAHPFPFISNRSLSLAVVTRRDDEDEPTFTRVKIPQNRPRLVEVGDAEYVLLEEVVRENLDLLLPSVEILDTSLFRLTRNAEVRRNEEVAEDLIEMIEEVLEQRRFATAVRLEVEADAPQRVVDILSEQLDLAEREVFRREGILDYRPLLELADLDRPDLKLPAWTPLAHPRLERGSGRPAVPGSGKEERPSVFSEVARDDVLLHHPYHSFEETFQRFLEEAAEDPDVLAIKAAIYRTASDSRVIQSLIDAADNGKQVAVMVELKARFDEENNLDWVRTLEEEGIHVAYGTIGLKTHTKTALVVRDESGRGEGDANTADPSGVRLYSHVGTGNYHSETAKGYVDLGLLTADRDIGRDLVKVFNFFTGPSLDEDFRKLLIAPVTMRREFTRYIRREAEHARAGRRARIVVKANGLEDPDIVRELYEAARAGVEIDLVVRDICRLRPGIEGVSDTVRVHSIVGRFLEHSRIFYFENGGDPEYYTGSADWMTRNLDSRVEAVVPVEDSAIREQLRFNLHLNLSDNRKRWTMNPDGSYVQQRPGDAPEVNTQAILMDCTREANRREDVHTGIVPEHEHVDGDLLVEPVDDADTDANGRTTVTSGDDPTAADGTGDTAVTADPDDDLPAVLAGARDRWYIPDSSRYAYAVRTPDGDRRYFRTAEGAADAVERFYG; encoded by the coding sequence GTGACCGACGAGGTGGTCGAGCGGGTCGCCGCCGAGCCGCTTCCCGACCCGGACGAGGACCCGGACCTCACCGACTCGGCGTACTACCTGAACCGGGAGCTCTCGGAACTGGCGTTCCAGCGCCGGGTCCTGCAGGAGGCGCTCGACGAGCGGAACCCGCTGCTGGAACGGGCGCGCTTCCTGGGCCTGTTCACCAAGAACATCGACGAATTCGTGATGAAGCGGGTGGGTGGGCTGAAACAGCAGATGGACGCGGGCGTCACCGAGCGCACGGTCGACGGCCGGACCCCACGCGAGCAGTGGGAGGCCGTGCTGGACGCACTGGGGCCGATGCTCGACGCCCAGACGGACTGTTTCACCGGCGAGTTCCGACGTGCGCTCGCCGACGCGGGCATCCACCTCCACACCTACGAGGACCTCACGTCCGGGCAGCGGGCGGACCTGCGCGACTACTTCGAGGCGTCGGTCCTGCCGACGCTGACGCCGCTGGCGTTCGACCCGGCGCACCCGTTCCCGTTCATCTCGAACCGGTCGCTGTCGCTGGCCGTCGTCACGCGCCGCGACGACGAGGACGAACCGACGTTCACGCGGGTAAAGATCCCACAGAACCGCCCCCGGCTCGTGGAGGTCGGCGACGCCGAGTACGTCCTGCTGGAGGAGGTCGTCCGCGAGAACCTGGACCTGCTGCTCCCGAGCGTCGAGATCCTGGACACGTCGCTGTTCCGGCTCACGCGGAACGCGGAGGTGCGGCGCAACGAGGAGGTCGCCGAGGACCTCATCGAGATGATCGAGGAGGTGCTCGAACAGCGGCGGTTCGCGACCGCCGTCCGACTGGAGGTGGAGGCCGACGCGCCCCAGCGCGTCGTGGACATCCTGTCCGAGCAACTCGACCTCGCCGAGCGCGAGGTGTTCCGGCGGGAGGGCATCCTCGACTACCGGCCGCTGCTGGAACTCGCCGACCTCGACCGACCGGACCTGAAACTCCCCGCGTGGACGCCGCTGGCGCACCCGCGGCTGGAGCGGGGGAGCGGGCGGCCCGCGGTCCCCGGCTCCGGCAAGGAGGAGCGCCCCTCCGTCTTCAGCGAGGTGGCGCGCGACGACGTGCTGCTCCACCACCCGTACCACTCGTTCGAGGAGACCTTCCAGCGGTTCCTCGAGGAGGCCGCCGAGGACCCGGACGTGCTGGCGATCAAGGCCGCAATCTACCGGACGGCGAGCGACTCGCGGGTCATCCAGAGCCTCATCGACGCGGCCGACAACGGCAAGCAGGTCGCGGTGATGGTCGAGCTGAAGGCCCGCTTCGACGAGGAGAACAACCTCGACTGGGTCCGCACGCTGGAGGAGGAGGGCATCCACGTCGCCTACGGCACCATCGGGCTGAAGACCCACACGAAGACGGCGCTCGTCGTCCGGGATGAGTCCGGGCGCGGCGAGGGCGACGCCAACACCGCCGACCCGAGCGGTGTGCGGCTCTACTCCCACGTCGGCACGGGCAACTACCACTCCGAGACCGCGAAGGGGTACGTCGACCTGGGCCTCCTCACCGCGGACCGCGACATCGGCCGCGACCTGGTGAAGGTGTTCAACTTCTTCACGGGCCCGTCGCTGGACGAGGATTTCCGGAAGCTGCTCATCGCGCCGGTGACGATGCGTCGCGAGTTCACGCGCTACATCAGGCGGGAGGCCGAGCACGCCCGCGCCGGCCGACGTGCCCGCATCGTCGTCAAGGCGAACGGGCTGGAGGACCCCGACATCGTCCGCGAACTGTACGAGGCGGCCCGCGCGGGCGTCGAGATCGACCTCGTCGTCCGGGACATCTGCCGGCTCCGCCCTGGCATCGAGGGCGTCAGCGATACGGTGCGGGTCCACAGCATCGTCGGGCGGTTCCTCGAGCACTCGCGGATCTTCTACTTCGAGAACGGCGGCGACCCCGAGTACTACACCGGGAGCGCCGACTGGATGACCCGCAACCTGGACAGCCGGGTCGAGGCCGTCGTCCCCGTCGAGGATTCGGCCATCCGCGAGCAGTTGCGGTTCAACCTCCACCTCAACCTCTCGGACAACCGCAAGCGCTGGACGATGAACCCGGACGGCTCGTACGTCCAGCAGCGCCCCGGCGACGCCCCCGAGGTGAACACCCAGGCGATCCTGATGGACTGCACCCGGGAGGCGAACCGCCGTGAGGACGTCCACACGGGTATCGTCCCCGAGCACGAGCACGTCGACGGCGACCTGCTCGTCGAACCCGTCGATGACGCCGACACGGACGCGAACGGGCGGACCACGGTGACGAGCGGGGACGACCCCACCGCGGCCGACGGGACCGGCGACACCGCCGTCACCGCCGACCCGGACGACGACCTCCCGGCCGTGCTGGCGGGCGCCCGCGACCGCTGGTACATCCCCGACAGCAGCCGGTACGCGTACGCGGTCCGGACGCCGGACGGCGACCGGCGCTACTTCCGGACCGCCGAGGGTGCGGCCGACGCCGTCGAGCGGTTCTACGGCTGA
- a CDS encoding guanosine monophosphate reductase translates to MTADDPAIRTGLSYDDVLVVPARSPVDSRSDVSLATHLTDDIALEAPLLSAPMDTVTGPDLAVALHELGGFGTIHRFQTVGDQVAAVEETVDRGARVGAALGIDERFRDRAERVLEAGAACLMVDVAHGHMEAALDTVEAVATEFDAPLVAGNVATAAGVADLAAAGADCVKVGIGPGSHCTTREVAGAGVPQFTAVRDCARAADEYGVRTIADGGISGSGDAVTALLAGADTVMMGGFFAGTEAAPGELVEYEGSRYKRSHGMASTSANEARSDKAAEESAPGADEGVAGLVPYRGPLLDVVSEFLAGVRSGMSYAGGHTLPEARDGVEFIRVTEGAKARSGAHTFVRDEMRPAGD, encoded by the coding sequence ATGACTGCAGACGACCCCGCCATCCGCACGGGGCTCTCCTACGACGACGTACTGGTCGTCCCGGCACGCTCGCCCGTGGACTCCCGGAGCGACGTCTCGCTCGCCACGCACCTCACCGACGACATCGCGCTGGAGGCGCCGCTCCTGAGCGCGCCGATGGATACCGTCACGGGGCCGGACCTCGCCGTCGCGCTCCACGAACTCGGCGGGTTCGGCACCATCCACCGCTTCCAGACTGTCGGCGACCAGGTCGCCGCCGTCGAGGAGACCGTCGACCGCGGTGCGCGGGTCGGCGCCGCGCTCGGCATCGACGAGCGGTTCCGTGACCGCGCCGAGCGTGTCCTCGAGGCCGGCGCCGCGTGCCTGATGGTCGACGTCGCGCACGGCCACATGGAGGCCGCACTCGACACCGTCGAGGCGGTCGCCACCGAGTTCGACGCGCCGCTCGTCGCGGGCAACGTCGCCACGGCCGCGGGCGTGGCCGACCTCGCGGCCGCCGGCGCCGACTGCGTCAAGGTCGGCATCGGTCCCGGGAGCCACTGCACCACGCGCGAGGTGGCCGGCGCCGGCGTCCCGCAGTTCACGGCCGTCCGTGACTGCGCCCGCGCGGCCGACGAGTACGGCGTCCGGACCATCGCCGACGGCGGCATCAGCGGCTCGGGCGACGCCGTGACGGCGCTGCTCGCCGGCGCGGACACGGTGATGATGGGCGGGTTCTTCGCCGGCACTGAGGCGGCCCCCGGTGAACTCGTCGAGTACGAGGGGAGCCGCTACAAGCGCTCGCACGGGATGGCCTCCACGTCGGCGAACGAGGCGCGCTCGGACAAGGCCGCCGAGGAGTCCGCCCCCGGCGCCGACGAGGGCGTCGCCGGCCTCGTGCCGTACCGCGGGCCGCTCCTCGATGTCGTCTCGGAGTTCCTCGCGGGTGTCCGCTCGGGCATGAGCTACGCCGGCGGGCACACGCTGCCCGAGGCCCGCGACGGCGTGGAGTTCATCCGCGTCACGGAGGGCGCGAAGGCCCGCTCGGGCGCACACACGTTCGTCCGCGACGAGATGCGCCCCGCCGGGGACTAG
- a CDS encoding aminomethyltransferase family protein has product MTVVAADHEAHGATFRELADRRRVVERYRRPERTATAVRNGVGVVEMGYGVVAITGEDRHDFVDDAVSNRVPATDGEGCYALLLDPQGAITTDMYVYNAGEQLLVFTPPARAEPLIEDWSEKVFIQDVEIRNASADFGVFGVHGPTSTEKVASVLNGAGSPDRQLSFVRGSMGDAGVTVVRTDGLLGEEGYEVICAADGAEEVFDTLLTRGLNAVPFGYHVYETLALEAGTPLFDTELEGQIPNVAGVRNALDFEKGCYVGQEVVSKVENQGRPSQRLVGLLPGTVPEAGAAVFDGDSAAGEVTRAVESPTLEGPAAMAYVDFGLDASEVTVRVDGTEVPAEVVELPFHEGSDRSARIPEYAGGE; this is encoded by the coding sequence ATGACCGTCGTCGCGGCAGATCACGAGGCGCACGGCGCGACCTTCCGCGAGCTCGCGGACAGGCGCCGCGTCGTCGAGCGGTACCGCCGGCCCGAGCGAACCGCGACCGCCGTCCGGAACGGGGTCGGCGTCGTCGAGATGGGGTACGGCGTCGTCGCCATCACCGGCGAGGACCGCCACGACTTCGTCGACGACGCGGTCTCGAACCGCGTCCCCGCTACCGACGGCGAGGGCTGCTACGCGCTGTTGCTGGACCCGCAAGGCGCCATCACGACGGACATGTACGTCTACAACGCCGGCGAGCAGCTGCTGGTGTTCACGCCGCCGGCCCGCGCCGAACCGCTGATCGAGGACTGGTCGGAGAAGGTGTTCATCCAGGACGTCGAGATCCGGAACGCGTCGGCCGACTTCGGGGTCTTCGGCGTCCACGGCCCCACCTCGACGGAGAAGGTCGCCTCGGTGCTGAACGGCGCCGGGTCACCGGACCGGCAGCTCTCCTTCGTCCGCGGGTCGATGGGTGACGCCGGCGTCACGGTGGTCCGGACCGACGGTCTCCTCGGCGAGGAGGGGTACGAGGTCATCTGCGCGGCCGACGGCGCCGAGGAGGTGTTCGACACGCTCCTCACGCGGGGGCTGAACGCGGTCCCCTTCGGCTACCACGTCTACGAGACGCTCGCGCTCGAGGCGGGCACGCCGCTGTTCGACACGGAGCTGGAGGGGCAGATCCCGAACGTCGCCGGGGTCCGGAACGCGCTCGACTTCGAGAAGGGCTGCTACGTCGGCCAGGAGGTCGTCTCGAAGGTGGAGAACCAGGGCCGACCCTCGCAGCGACTGGTCGGGCTACTCCCCGGGACCGTCCCGGAGGCCGGCGCGGCCGTCTTCGACGGCGACAGCGCGGCTGGCGAGGTCACGCGCGCGGTCGAGTCGCCGACGCTGGAGGGGCCCGCAGCGATGGCCTACGTCGACTTCGGGCTGGATGCGAGCGAGGTCACCGTCCGGGTGGACGGCACGGAGGTCCCTGCCGAGGTGGTCGAACTGCCCTTCCACGAGGGGTCGGACCGGTCGGCGCGGATCCCGGAGTACGCGGGTGGGGAGTGA
- a CDS encoding DUF6432 family protein: protein MQAKPEYRDRDEPQVAVLDALVDRHEEGMTVFELRSGTDLDIDTIETALGGLKEAGLIRVEEEGSRTRIYPDERVVPEPGEAEETEPSLVDRVLERLPL, encoded by the coding sequence ATGCAGGCGAAGCCCGAGTACCGGGACCGTGACGAGCCGCAGGTCGCGGTGCTCGACGCGCTCGTCGACCGCCACGAGGAGGGTATGACGGTGTTCGAACTCCGGTCGGGGACCGACCTCGACATCGACACCATCGAGACGGCGCTCGGCGGGCTGAAGGAGGCCGGCCTCATCCGCGTCGAGGAGGAGGGGAGCCGGACACGCATCTACCCCGACGAGCGCGTGGTTCCCGAGCCCGGCGAGGCCGAGGAGACCGAGCCGTCGCTCGTCGACCGGGTACTGGAGCGGCTGCCGCTCTGA